In Rutidosis leptorrhynchoides isolate AG116_Rl617_1_P2 chromosome 2, CSIRO_AGI_Rlap_v1, whole genome shotgun sequence, one genomic interval encodes:
- the LOC139887872 gene encoding serine carboxypeptidase 1-like: protein MIKLVATFCLLALFGLSNADIQANRLFELLKSKRSRNSPVLDTFAASDETHEYSPVYIAPQDGLALSDKIDYLPGQPAGVDFNQYSGYVTVNQNAGRALFYYLVESPIDSSSKPLVLWLNGGPGCSSMIGAMSELGPFRINSDGKTLFKNDYGWSNVANMLFLESPAGVGFSYSNTTSDYDHAGDKNTADDAYVFLVNWFERFPQYKTHDFYITGESYAGHYVPQLAYTILLNNKISNETVINIKGIAIGNAVIDDETSLKGMYDYWWSHAVNSDATHDAIYKYCDFSSETSSPMCDNVTNKAWDEMGYVDIYNIYAPICLTPHQRNESATSGNINVFDPCWQYILEDYLNNSAVQKAFHAKPTSWDLCSDVIRSWNDSAVTILPIIKYLIENGQRLWIFSGDMDGRVPVTSSRYSINKLDLPIETAWRPWYLNKEVGGYLEAYKGLLLITVRGAGHTVPSYQPERALTLFSSFLGGILPPSS from the exons ATGATTAAACTTGTAGCAACATTTTGCCTTTTGGCCTTGTTTGGTTTAAGCAATGCTGATATTCAGGCAAACAGGCTTTTTGAGTTGCTAAAATCAAAAAGATCTAGAAACTCACCTGTTCTTGATACATTTGCAGCTTCAGACGAAACTCATGAGTACTCACCGGTTTACATTGCACCTCAAGACGGTTTGGCATTATCCGACAAGATCGATTATTTACCAGGTCAACCTGCAGGTGTTGACTTTAATCAGTATTCAGGATACGTTACAGTTAATCAAAATGCTGGCAGGGCTCTTTTCTATTATTTGGTTGAGTCTCCTATCGATTCTTCGAGTAAACCACTTGTTTTGTGGCTTAATGGAG GACCGGGATGTTCTTCCATGATCGGTGCCATGTCAGAACTAGGACCGTTTCGAATTAATAGTGATGGCAAAACTCTCTTCAAAAATGATTATGGATGGAGTAACG TTGCAAATATGCTATTTTTGGAGTCCCCTGCTGGAGTGGGATTCTCATATTCAAATACAACTTCTGATTACGATCATGCTGGCGACAAGAACACTGCGGATGATGCTTACGTGTTTCTTGTTAATTGGTTCGAAAGATTCCCTCAATAcaaaactcatgatttttacaTAACCGGAGAAAGTTACGCTGGACATTATGTTCCTCAACTTGCATACACCATTCTTCTTAACAACAAAATAAGTAACGAAACCGTAATTAACATCAAAGGGATAGCT ATAGGAAATGCAGTGATCGATGATGAAACGAGTTTGAAAGGAATGTATGACTATTGGTGGAGTCATGCTGTAAATTCAGATGCAACACATGATGCCATCTATAAATACTGTGACTTTTCAAGCGAAACATCATCTCCGATGTGTGATAACGTTACAAACAAAGCTTGGGACGAGATGGGTTACGTGGATATCTACAATATCTACGCGCCAATTTGCTTGACCCCCCATCAACGAAATGAGTCAGCCACTTCTGGTAAC ATTAACGTTTTTGATCCATGCTGGCAATATATCCTCGAAGATTATCTCAACAACTCTGCAGTACAAAAGGCATTCCACGCGAAACCTACATCATGGGATTTATGCAG TGATGTTATTAGGAGCTGGAACGACAGTGCAGTTACCATCCTTCCGATTATCAAGTATCTAATTGAAAACGGCCAACGACTATGGATATTTAG TGGGGATATGGATGGTCGGGTTCCAGTTACTTCTTCTAGATACTCGATCAACAAGCTCGATCTTCCAATTGAGACAGCTTGGCGGCCATGGTACCTAAATAAGGAG GTTGGAGGGTATTTGGAGGCATACAAAGGACTGCTTTTGATAACAGTTAGGGGTGCAGGCCATACGGTTCCAAGTTACCAGCCAGAACGTGCGTTAACTTTGTTCTCATCGTTCCTTGGAGGAATACTCCCTCCTAGCTCGTAA